In the genome of Desulfatiglans sp., one region contains:
- a CDS encoding PEP-CTERM sorting domain-containing protein (PEP-CTERM proteins occur, often in large numbers, in the proteomes of bacteria that also encode an exosortase, a predicted intramembrane cysteine proteinase. The presence of a PEP-CTERM domain at a protein's C-terminus predicts cleavage within the sorting domain, followed by covalent anchoring to some some component of the (usually Gram-negative) cell surface. Many PEP-CTERM proteins exhibit an unusual sequence composition that includes large numbers of potential glycosylation sites. Expression of one such protein has been shown restore the ability of a bacterium to form floc, a type of biofilm.), with amino-acid sequence MSKRFITSLVMTLFFVGNLSAATIEIDSKSNIYGAGHSEPPAPTGNTAGAGILPPEYYITENSPYILTFSSITGLKSYNSGANWWDAEGYQIWADSRAFPSWGGISGMETNSFQFLAGVFLDDNEPIDPAPLSLDFGPTGLTRNFTEVSPELAQLFFIGNGKTDSGLTQSFFIPENATRLYLGFIDTNTDVPTLLPGSYFDNVGSVTATFEISSTPVPEPSTILLLLTGIIGLAGYRFRKGGRVH; translated from the coding sequence ATGTCAAAAAGATTTATTACTTCATTGGTAATGACATTATTCTTTGTGGGAAACCTTTCAGCGGCAACCATAGAAATTGATTCAAAATCGAATATATATGGCGCCGGGCACTCAGAGCCCCCAGCACCAACTGGTAATACTGCTGGAGCTGGAATACTCCCACCTGAATATTACATAACTGAAAATTCACCTTACATTTTGACTTTCTCAAGCATCACAGGATTGAAATCTTATAATAGCGGGGCTAACTGGTGGGATGCAGAAGGATATCAAATATGGGCTGATAGTAGGGCCTTCCCTTCTTGGGGTGGTATATCAGGCATGGAAACAAACTCATTTCAATTCTTGGCAGGCGTTTTCCTTGATGATAATGAGCCAATAGATCCGGCACCATTAAGTCTTGATTTTGGCCCTACAGGACTGACTCGAAATTTCACAGAAGTATCTCCGGAGTTAGCTCAACTCTTTTTTATTGGTAATGGAAAGACTGATTCGGGTTTGACACAATCATTTTTTATTCCTGAAAATGCTACTCGTTTATACTTAGGATTTATCGACACAAATACAGACGTACCAACACTCCTGCCAGGGTCTTATTTTGATAATGTCGGATCAGTTACAGCCACATTTGAAATTTCTTCAACTCCAGTTCCAGAACCATCAACAATACTACTTCTTTTAACTGGAATAATTGGACTTGCAGGGTACAGATTCAGAAAGGGCGGTCGAGTGCATTAA
- a CDS encoding recombinase family protein, translating to MRKKETEVKKEFKTVAYLRVSTDTQNLEKDKSGVLAFANEHNLGRVHWIEETASGAKAWKERKLYDAIMALQPGDKLIVTELSRLGRSLLEIMEILSILKQRDVAVYDIKNKWSLNGSIESKVLAMAFSIAAEIERDLISKRTKEALRVRKEKGVKLGRPQGPGKSKLDPYKEEIISMLKTGVSKAHVARKYNCTALNLRNWIEKNGLVEEVKPQ from the coding sequence ATGAGAAAAAAAGAAACAGAGGTAAAAAAGGAGTTTAAGACAGTGGCATATCTAAGGGTGAGTACCGATACACAGAATCTTGAAAAAGATAAATCAGGCGTTCTTGCATTTGCAAATGAACATAACCTTGGGCGCGTACACTGGATAGAGGAAACTGCATCTGGAGCAAAGGCCTGGAAGGAAAGAAAGCTTTATGATGCGATTATGGCTTTACAGCCTGGAGACAAACTTATTGTTACGGAGCTGTCAAGGTTGGGCAGGAGCTTGTTAGAAATCATGGAAATCCTTTCAATCCTAAAGCAAAGAGACGTAGCAGTCTATGACATCAAGAATAAGTGGTCTCTAAATGGCAGTATAGAATCTAAGGTGCTCGCAATGGCCTTCAGTATCGCAGCGGAGATTGAGCGGGATCTAATATCCAAACGAACGAAGGAGGCCTTGAGGGTGCGAAAAGAAAAGGGTGTCAAGTTGGGGAGGCCACAAGGGCCTGGTAAGTCAAAGCTGGATCCGTACAAAGAAGAGATCATAAGCATGCTTAAGACCGGGGTGTCTAAGGCCCATGTTGCCAGAAAGTACAATTGTACAGCGTTAAACCTGCGGAACTGGATTGAAAAGAATGGGCTTGTTGAGGAGGTAAAGCCTCAGTGA
- a CDS encoding tyrosine-type recombinase/integrase, producing MPAQKRFPTDYPGVYFIEGTGAPNSGHKIERIYYIDYRINGKRIQEKAGRQYKDNMTAAKANQIRTSKIEGRSLPNVERRSKEKAEKEAEDNRWTIAKLWDLYCDTFPDNKALKNEQNKFNRYLRHGIGKMESYALSPLDIDRLRITLKKEGKLTTAARILELLRRTLNFGIKRGLIPALSFKVEIPRLNNQTTEDLTPAQLEKLMEVLDSHDVDQTAANMMKFALFTGMRKGELFRLQWNDIDFDRGFITLRDPKGGIDQKIPMNEGARNVLEGIDQRESTYLFPGRGGNKRVDIGKQVNRIKQAAGLPADFRPLHGLRHVYASMLASSGQVDLYTLQKLLTHKSPIMTMRYSHLRDDALKKASGVVDNILGAVTAERDNKKNVVKIKS from the coding sequence ATGCCAGCACAAAAACGATTCCCCACCGACTACCCGGGTGTTTATTTTATCGAAGGCACAGGGGCGCCAAATTCAGGGCACAAAATCGAGAGAATATACTACATTGATTACCGTATAAATGGTAAGCGAATTCAGGAAAAGGCAGGTCGTCAATACAAAGACAATATGACCGCTGCCAAAGCTAACCAGATACGGACCTCAAAGATTGAAGGGCGGTCTTTGCCGAATGTTGAAAGGCGCTCAAAGGAGAAAGCTGAAAAGGAAGCAGAGGATAACCGCTGGACGATAGCAAAACTCTGGGATCTGTATTGTGACACCTTTCCAGACAATAAAGCCTTAAAAAATGAACAGAACAAGTTTAACCGGTATCTGAGACATGGCATCGGGAAAATGGAATCTTATGCCCTCTCCCCTTTGGATATAGACAGGCTCAGAATTACTCTCAAGAAGGAAGGTAAATTGACTACTGCTGCAAGGATTCTTGAATTACTCAGAAGGACCTTAAATTTTGGAATCAAGAGAGGCTTAATCCCTGCATTATCTTTCAAGGTTGAAATACCAAGATTGAACAACCAGACTACAGAGGATTTAACACCTGCACAGCTTGAAAAACTTATGGAAGTTCTGGACAGCCATGATGTAGATCAAACAGCCGCAAATATGATGAAGTTTGCTCTTTTTACAGGCATGAGGAAGGGTGAGCTGTTTCGTCTGCAATGGAACGATATAGACTTTGATAGAGGTTTTATTACTCTCCGTGATCCTAAAGGCGGCATAGATCAAAAAATCCCCATGAATGAAGGCGCCAGGAACGTGCTGGAGGGCATTGATCAAAGAGAGAGTACATACCTATTCCCTGGGCGCGGAGGGAATAAGCGGGTTGATATTGGTAAGCAGGTGAACCGGATTAAGCAAGCTGCGGGCCTACCTGCTGACTTCAGGCCTTTACATGGCCTACGGCATGTCTATGCCTCAATGTTGGCATCAAGCGGCCAGGTTGACCTTTACACACTGCAAAAACTATTAACCCATAAGTCCCCTATAATGACAATGCGATATAGTCACCTGCGGGATGATGCCCTGAAAAAGGCCTCCGGTGTTGTAGATAACATCCTGGGAGCTGTCACAGCTGAAAGGGACAATAAAAAGAATGTTGTAAAAATTAAGTCTTAA